One Drosophila kikkawai strain 14028-0561.14 chromosome 3L, DkikHiC1v2, whole genome shotgun sequence genomic window carries:
- the LOC108084390 gene encoding carcinine transporter, producing MSGQDCSKFTDFLSYVGEFGAYQKRLLMVMLLAAFLYGFTYFGQIFMILVPDNHWCRVPELEPLPNEQQLALGIPKTKEGKFQRCERYDVAFDKLNVSKANESWPRKPCDKGWIYDKEQVPYETIATEGNWVCGDEELPTYTSTIYFLGSVLGCFCFGYISDHCGRVWSLFLANSCALVGGCLSPLFKDFGLFSATRFLVGMALDNCFTPIYILTIENVGTKYRALIGNLAMAVGFSLAIAVLPWIAYFLRDWRHFALAMAVPVSVLVAMCFLIPESPSWLISVGRIERGIKGLKKVAKVNRKTMSDAEWLEMQVCFELINAEHQSAKTYNFLDLFKSFRRAAIILMLIANWAVVCLVYDAHVRIISSLGTDLFITFSVASLIEIPAGIVPMFLVDRVGRKPLNISALLFCGLFSFSAGILRKKLWIAVAAIIARFFATVAYNVAQQWDVEILPTVVRGQGWGVINILGHAAALLSPFVIYTKHYYHSLPMFIITLISVIGAIVVVCLPETKGTYLPQTLEEAEKRWTLRCRNRKVKETQ from the exons ATGTCCGGTCAAGATTGCTCAAAGTTTACTGATTTCCTGTCATATGTCGGGGAGTTTGGAGCTTATCAGAAGCGACTGCTGATGGTCATGTTGCTGGCCGCCTTTCTGTATGGATTCACTTACTTTGGCCAAATATTCATGATACTCGTACCAGACAACCACTGGTGCCGCGTTCCGGAGTTGGAGCCGTTGCCCAATGAGCAGCAGCTTGCGCTGGGAATCCCCAAGACCAAGGAGGGAAAGTTCCAGAGGTGTGAAAGGTACGATGTTGCTTTTGACAAACTAAACGTATCAAAGGCAAACGAGAGCTGGCCCCGAAAGCCCTGCGACAAGGGCTGGATCTACGACAAGGAACAGGTTCCCTACGAGACCATTGCTACTGAGGGCAACTGGGTGTGCGGTGACGAGGAGCTGCCCACCTACACATCCACCATATACTTCTTGGGCTCAGTTTTGGGCTGCTTTTGTTTCGGCTACATCTCGGATCATTGCGGCCGCGTTTGGTCCCTATTTCTGGCCAATTCCTGCGCCCTGGTCGGCGGTTGCCTCAGTCCCTTGTTTAAAGACTTTGGCCTTTTTTCTGCCACCCGATTTCTGGTGGGCATGGCCCTTGATAACTGCTTTACTCCTATCTATATATTAA CCATAGAGAACGTAGGCACAAAGTACCGTGCTCTTATAGGAAACTTGGCCATGGCCGTAGGGTTTTCTCTGGCAATAGCGGTTCTCCCATGGATAGCCTATTTTCTAAGGGATTGGCGACATTTTGCCTTAGCCATGGCTGTGCCTGTGTCTGTTTTGGTGGCGATGTGCTTCCTGATACCCGAGTCGCCCAG TTGGCTTATATCGGTGGGCAGGATCGAAAGAGGTATAAAAGGCTTGAAAAAGGTGGCGAAAGTCAATCGGAAAACTATGTCTGATGCAGAGTGGCTGGAGATGCAGGTGTGCTTCGAGTTAATTAACGCCGAGCACCAATCTGCGAAAACGTACAATTTTCTGGATCTCTTCAAGAGTTTTCGCAGGGCTGCCATTATTTTGATGCTAATCGCGAATTGGGCGGTGGTGTGTCTGGTTTATGATGCCCATGTAAGGATCATTAGCTCTCTGGGCACTGACCTTTTCATCACTTTTTCGGTGGCCTCTCTGATTGAGATTCCGGCTGGAATAGTGCCAATGTTTCTGGTGGATCGAGTCGGTCGGAAGCCCCTCAACATTTCAGCGTTGCTGTTCTGTGGCCTCTTCAGTTTTTCGGCGGGCATTCTGCGCAAAAAGTTGTGGATCGCTGTAGCTGCGATCATCGCCAGATTCTTTGCCACCGTTGCTTACAATGTGGCTCAGCAGTGGGATGTCGAAATCCTGCCCACCGTGGTTCGCGGCCAGGGCTGGGGTGTTATTAACATCCTGGGTCATGCAGCAGCTCTACTTTCTCCGTTTGTTATCTACACGAAGCATTATTACCACTCACTGCCCATGTTTATCATCACATTGATTTCAGTCATCGGAGCAATTGTAGTTGTATGCTTGCCGGAAACGAAGGGCACGTATCTTCCACAAACGCTGGAGGAAGCGGAGAAACGGTGGACCCTTCGCTGCAGGAATCGTAAAGTAAAGGAAACGCAGTAa
- the LOC108084422 gene encoding ribosome biogenesis regulatory protein homolog: protein MDVVKEVLAKHQKELDKYKPITVEKHLECRLDVGTLLITDPNDFDDRELRDNKEEYLAALTRENTQLLVNAIWELPTERVDESIVAKLPEPTTVLPRLRKVPGPRPLTKWEKFAKEKGITKKKKEKKTYDETMDKWVPTYGFKRAEAEKAKDWVLEVPQNVDPNTDMFQKKVDLRNEKVAKNEIQRMRNIVRAKKVDMPRSGYLGPEAASSSQLLTAVTVAKSSTASVGKFQNKLPKEKEARGLGIKELIPGGKRKQSHITQTPEKEANLDLIKSVLNKKPRLDVDKAISMQKHDDRLAREAEAENQPSKKGGKKGKGKGSRKAVGKKPKGNRGQRAPGKKAQAGRKRR, encoded by the exons ATGGATGTTGTCAAGGAAGTCTTAGCGAAACACCAAAAGGAATTGGACAAATACAAGCCCATCACAGTAGAAAAGCACCTGGAATGTCGCCTGGACGTGGGCACCCTGCTGATCACAGATCCCAACGACTTCGATGACCGGGAACTGAG GGACAACAAGGAGGAGTACCTGGCTGCCTTGACCCGGGAGAACACTCAGCTGCTGGTAAACGCCATCTGGGAGCTGCCCACAGAGCGCGTGGACGAGAGCATTGTGGCCAAACTGCCGGAACCAACGACAGTGCTGCCCCGCCTCCGCAAGGTGCCTGGACCCCGGCCGCTTACCAAATGGGAGAAGTTTGCTAAGGAGAAGGGCATcaccaagaagaagaaggagaagaagaccTACGACGAAACCATGGAT AAATGGGTGCCCACATATGGCTTTAAGCGTGCTGAGGCCGAGAAGGCCAAGGATTGGGTCCTGGAGGTGCCACAGAACGTGGACCCCAACACGGACATGTTCCAGAAGAAGGTCGACTTGCGCAACGAGAAGGTGGCCAAGAACGAAATCCAGCGAATGAGGAACATTGTGCGGGCCAAAAAGGTCGATATGCCGCGCAGTGGTTACCTGGGACCAGAGGCTGCCTCCTCCAGTCAACTACTGACCGCCGTGACCGTGGCCAAGTCCTCCACTGCTTCCGTTGGCAAATTCCAAAACAAACTGcccaaggagaaggaggcaCGTGGTCTGGGCATCAAGGAGCTGATTCCGGGCGGCAAACGAAAGCAGTCGCATATCACACAAACGCCCGAGAAGGAGGCCAACCTGGATCTCATCAAGAGCGTGCTGAACAAGAAGCCCAGGCTGGATGTGGACAAGGCGATATCGATGCAGAAGCACGACGATCGCTTGGC ACGCGAGGCAGAGGCTGAGAACCAACCATCGAAAAAGGGCGGCAAAAAGGGCAAGGGCAAGGGCAGTCGCAAGGCGGTGGGCAAGAAGCCCAAGGGCAATCGCGGCCAGCGGGCTCCCGGCAAGAAGGCCCAGGCCGGTCGCAAACGTCGCTAG
- the QC gene encoding glutaminyl-peptide cyclotransferase, whose translation MGIGSKLMAFAGLLCMLLLLPLAASQAQTQQQQPQARAVGVTQWSDDEAHFNRTLDSILVPRVVGSPGHQQVRDYLVQSLSGLGFQAEVDEFKQRVPVFGELTFANVVGTINPHAQNFLALACHYDSKYFPNDPGFLGATDSAVPCAILLNTAKTLSGYLQKEFRNRNDVGLMLIFFDGEEAFKDWTDADSVYGSKHLAKKLAQVVRKDPAGQFQQAPRNIDRIEVLVLLDLIGARNPKFSSFYENTHGLHTSLVQIEKSLRSAGQLEGNNNMFLNRASGGLVDDDHRPFLEENVPILHLVATPFPDVWHTPRDNAANLHWPSIRNFNRVFRNFVYQYLKRHTSPVNLRFYRT comes from the exons ATGGGTATTGGTTCCAAGCTCATGGCCTTCGCCGGCCTGCTCTGCATGCTACTCCTCCTCCCGCTGGCAGCGTCCCAGGCCCAgacccaacagcagcagccacaagcTCGAGCG GTCGGAGTGACCCAGTGGAGCGACGACGAGGCGCATTTCAACCGTACTCTGGACTCTATTTTGGTGCCACGCGTCGTCGGCAGCCCCGGGCATCAGCAG GTGCGCGACTACCTGGTCCAATCACTCAGCGGCCTTGGCTTCCAGGCGGAAGTGGATGAGTTCAAGCAGCGCGTTCCAGTTTTCGGTGAGCTGACGTTCGCCAATGTCGTGGGCACAATCAATCCGCATGCCCAGAATTTCCTGGCCCTGGCCTGCCACTATGACAGCAAGTATTTCCCCAATGATCCCGGATTCCTGGGCGCCACCGACTCGGCAGTGCCGTGTGCCATACTTCTCAACACCGCCAAGACCCTGAGTGGCTATTTGCAGAAAGAGTTTCGCAATCGCAACGATGTGGGATTGATG CTTATTTTCTTTGATGGCGAAGAGGCCTTCAAGGACTGGACCGACGCTGATTCCGTTTATGGCTCAAAGCATCTGGCTAAGAAGCTAGCCCAAGTGGTGCGCAAGGATCCCGCCGGGCAATTCCAACAGGCCCCCAGGAATATAGATAGAATA GAAGTCTTGGTGCTGCTGGATCTAATCGGCGCTCGCAATCCCAAGTTCTCCAGCTTTTACGAGAACACTCATGGCCTGCACACCAGTCTGGTGCAGATAGAGAAATCCCTGCGGTCTGCCGGCCAGCTGGAGGGCAATAATAATATGTTTTTGAATCGCGCTAGTGGCGGTCTAGTCGATGATGACCATCGTCCGTTCCTGGAGGAGA ATGTTCCTATACTGCATTTGGTGGCCACTCCCTTTCCGGACGTATGGCACACACCGCGCGACAATGCAGCCAATCTGCACTGGCCTTCCATACGGAATTTTAATCGGGTTTTCCGCAACTTTGTGTATCAGTATCTGAAGCGACACACCTCACCCGTCAATTTGCGCTTTTACCGAACATAG
- the LOC108084423 gene encoding glutaminyl-peptide cyclotransferase: MSGRTLLLVVFYVLLYVLVLRWAFQKPTHPFPDDEKYIRATLKKLLIARHVGSPGHAAVRDFLDKELMRLGFLSKSYDFFEGINYSNVVGYWNDQADQYLVLTSHYDGPSPRKEQEKDVLVSATDGAVSCAILLALARTFRLFARSLGPSTGLVLVFFDGHESQATEPEKKPKLYGSQHFVNSQIIPKDEIALVVSLNHIGAPNQTFPSFSEKNHKNHNRIANIERELRKSGKLVDSHVLFHKIVSYKNDLPDDHVPFKEYGVPVLHIAPPKYPDVHHTAADKAENLHWPTILNMIKILRHFIFDFLVSIDTDEYESDFYGYINGEYV, encoded by the exons ATGAGCGGAAGAACTTTACTGCTTGTCGTGTTTTACGTGCTCCTGTATGTTCTGGTACTGCGTTGGGCTTTCCAAAAGCCAACGCACCCGTTCCCAGACGACGAGAAGTATATCAGAGCGACTCTAAAAAAGCTACTTATTGCTCGCCATGTCGGCAGCCCAGGACATGCCGCAGTTCGTGACTTCCTCGACAAGGAACTAATGCGGTTAGGTTTCCTTTCCAAAAGTTATGACTTTTTCGAAGGCATCAACTACTCCAATGTGGTGGGCTATTGGAATGACCAGGCAGACCAGTATCTTGTGCTAACCTCCCACTACGATGGCCCAAGTCCGAGGAAGGAACAGGAGAAAGACGTCTTGGTTTCAGCCACAGACGGAGCTGTTTCCTGTGCCATTCTGCTAGCTTTGGCCAGGACGTTTAGGTTATTTGCCAGGTCCTTGGGCCCATCCACTGGTCTGGTT CTTGTATTCTTTGACGGCCATGAGTCCCAGGCCACGGAACCTGAAAAAAAACCTAAGCTCTATGGATCACAGCACTTTGTGAATAGTCAAATTATACCTAAAGACGAAATA GCTCTTGTCGTGTCGCTTAACCACATTGGTGCACCCAACCAAACTTTTCCAAGCTTCTccgaaaaaaatcataaaaatcatAATCGCATTGCAAACATAGAACGAGAGCTACGGAAATCTGGTAAACTAGTCGACTCTCATGTCCTGTTCCATAAGATTGTGTCGTATAAGAATGACCTTCCCGATGATCATGTACCATTTAAAGAATATG GGGTGCCTGTCCTGCATATTGCTCCGCCAAAATACCCGGATGTCCATCATACAGCAGCTGATAAGGCGGAAAATTTACATTGGCCCACGATTCTTaatatgattaaaatattacgccattttatttttgattttttggtaTCAATAGACACTGATGAATACGAATCTGATTTTTACGGTTATATAAATGGGGAATATGTCTAA
- the LOC108084389 gene encoding solute carrier family 22 member 1 isoform X1 produces MAKDERSDKDDNSVDNSRKLLFETNKVDTSIQVGSSLENARERRTNSSLYNLRRSHLSFTRGSWEASEYIDFDDLLPMLGQFGWFQKRLFLFMIPFCYITAFVYLGQIFMTLTPNDFHCFEPELELMTDKELRKQLSIPREKDGSYSQCRMYETNYSRIRYARNKTAMIDTSLPTMPCQHGYVFNTSEMPFVTATMEFGWVCKDDKYATYAQIIFFVGSIVGCLGYGYFADHCGRVAALVSSCSLAIIGSIGTALSQNFLAFAVFRFFVGASCDTCFTMVYILVLEYIGPKYRTLVANLSLLLFYSPFTMLMPWIALASRNWRTFSIMAGLPLCFAMLSYWVLPESARWLVSVGEIDKAMEILEELIQVNKKHLPPWILELFERCCLQFYKEEMHGREFTVFSIFKYRRMACYMVLMIGIWMAMSLVYDGHVRAASVLDSHNVFLFFTIACATELPGNIVVILTLDRFGRRWCSFAFTMLSGLFSLVGACIVNATHMKNLALAGRLFANMCYNVGLQWAAEMLPTVVRAQGVSFIHTMGFVAMMMSPPVVYLSQLSFSLMLIVLGVLGILAGVLALFLPETLNHELPQTLSEGNVFGKNQRMWHAPCCGPGARRSARRNYLHQGSSLRTLSRDEFRSKRMLRRTSPPLISENTSMLTTRSVDEKEIRTYDYK; encoded by the exons ATGGCAAAAGATGAGAGGAGTGATAAAGATGACAACTCAGTGGATAATAGCCGGAA GCTCCTCTTTGAAACGAATAAGGTTGACACATCCATTCAGGTTGGGAGTTCGCTGGAAAATGCAAGGGAACGCCGAACCAATTCCTCGTTGTATAATCTGAGACGCTCGCACTTGTCGTTCACAAGGGGGTCCTGGGAGGCATCAGAATACATCGATTTCGATGACCTGCTTCCAATGCTCGGTCAGTTTGGCTGGTTCCAGAAGCGACTGTTTCTGTTCATGATTCCCTTCTGCTACATTACCGCCTTCGTGTACCTGGGACAGATATTCATGACCCTGACTCCCAACGACTTCCACTGCTTCGAGCCCGAGTTGGAGCTGATGACGGACAAGGAGTTGCGCAAGCAGCTCTCTATTCCCCGGGAGAAGGATGGCTCATACAGTCAATGCCGAATGTATGAAACCAACTACTCGAGGATCCGCTATGCCCGGAACAAGACGGCTATGATCGACACATCGTTGCCCACGATGCCCTGCCAGCACGGATACGTGTTCAATACCTCGGAGATGCCCTTTGTCACGGCCACCATGGAGTTCGGGTGGGTCTGCAAGGATGACAAGTATGCCACCTACGCGCAGATCATATTTTTCGTTGGCTCCATTGTGGGCTGTCTGGGTTACGGATACTTCGCGGACCACTGCGGTCGGGTGGCGGCCCTGGTCAGCAGTTGCTCCCTTGCCATCATTGGTAGCATAGGCACAGCCCTGTCCCAGAATTTCCTGGCGTTCGCTGTCTTTAGGTTTTTTGTGGGCGCCTCCTGTGATACGTGCTTTACCATGGTGTACATTTTGG TTCTGGAGTACATTGGACCCAAGTACCGAACCCTTGTGGCCAACTTGTCCCTACTGCTGTTTTACTCGCCCTTCACCATGCTGATGCCGTGGATTGCGCTGGCCTCTAGAAACTGGCGGACATTCTCCATCATGGCCGGCCTGCCTCTTTGCTTCGCTATGTTATCCTACTGGGTTCTGCCCGAGTCAGCACG CTGGCTCGTTTCCGTGGGCGAGATTGATAAGGCCATGGAGATCTTGGAAGAATTAATACAGGTGAACAAGAAGCATCTTCCGCCCTGGATCCTGGAACTGTTCGAGAGATGCTGCCTGCAGTTCTACAAGGAGGAAATGCACGGACGTGAGTTTACGGTATTCTCGATATTTAAATACCGGCGCATGGCCTGCTATATGGTCCTGATGATCGGCATTTGGATGGCCATGTCGCTGGTGTACGATGGCCATGTTCGGGCGGCTAGTGTCCTTGACTCGCATAATGTCTTTCTCTTCTTTACGATCGCCTGTGCCACAGAGCTGCCGGGCAATATCGTGGTGATCCTCACCCTGGATCGTTTCGGACGCCGTTGGTGTTCCTTTGCCTTTACCATGTTAAGCGGCCTCTTTAGTTTGGTCGGTGCCTGCATAGTGAACGCGACGCATATGAAGAATTTAGCGCTGGCCGGAAGGCTCTTCGCCAACATGTGCTACAACGTTGGACTCCAGTGGGCGGCGGAGATGCTGCCGACGGTGGTGAGGGCTCAGGGTGTCTCCTTTATCCACACGATGGGCTTTGTGGCCATGATGATGTCGCCGCCGGTGGTGTACCTCTCCCAGCTTTCCTTTTCCCTCATGCTAATCGTTCTGGGCGTCCTGGGAATTTTGGCTGGAGTACTGGCTCTCTTCCTGCCGGAAACCCTCAATCACGAACTACCCCAGACGCTGAGCGAGGGCAATGTCTTTGGAAAGAATCAGCGGATGTGGCATGCACCGTGCTGCGGACCAGGAGCAAGGCGATCCGCGCGAAGAAACTATTTGCATCAGGGTTCCAGCCTGCGTACCTTGTCACGGGATGAGTTCCGCTCCAAGCGGATGCTGCGCCGCACCAGCCCGCCGCTCATTAGCGAAAACACATCGATGCTAACTACACGGAGTGTCGATGAAAAGGAAATTCGAACTTATGACTATAAGTAG
- the LOC108084389 gene encoding solute carrier family 22 member 1 isoform X2, with protein sequence MAFISSYFLSELKLTINMAKDERSDKDDNSVDNSRKLLFETNKVDTSIQVGSSLENARERRTNSSLYNLRRSHLSFTRGSWEASEYIDFDDLLPMLGQFGWFQKRLFLFMIPFCYITAFVYLGQIFMTLTPNDFHCFEPELELMTDKELRKQLSIPREKDGSYSQCRMYETNYSRIRYARNKTAMIDTSLPTMPCQHGYVFNTSEMPFVTATMEFGWVCKDDKYATYAQIIFFVGSIVGCLGYGYFADHCGRVAALVSSCSLAIIGSIGTALSQNFLAFAVFRFFVGASCDTCFTMVYILVLEYIGPKYRTLVANLSLLLFYSPFTMLMPWIALASRNWRTFSIMAGLPLCFAMLSYWVLPESARWLVSVGEIDKAMEILEELIQVNKKHLPPWILELFERCCLQFYKEEMHGQLPGNIVVILTLDRFGRRWCSFAFTMLSGLFSLVGACIVNATHMKNLALAGRLFANMCYNVGLQWAAEMLPTVVRAQGVSFIHTMGFVAMMMSPPVVYLSQLSFSLMLIVLGVLGILAGVLALFLPETLNHELPQTLSEGNVFGKNQRMWHAPCCGPGARRSARRNYLHQGSSLRTLSRDEFRSKRMLRRTSPPLISENTSMLTTRSVDEKEIRTYDYK encoded by the exons ATGGCTTTTATATCCAGTTATTTTCTGTCAGAATTGAAGTTGACAATTAATATGGCAAAAGATGAGAGGAGTGATAAAGATGACAACTCAGTGGATAATAGCCGGAA GCTCCTCTTTGAAACGAATAAGGTTGACACATCCATTCAGGTTGGGAGTTCGCTGGAAAATGCAAGGGAACGCCGAACCAATTCCTCGTTGTATAATCTGAGACGCTCGCACTTGTCGTTCACAAGGGGGTCCTGGGAGGCATCAGAATACATCGATTTCGATGACCTGCTTCCAATGCTCGGTCAGTTTGGCTGGTTCCAGAAGCGACTGTTTCTGTTCATGATTCCCTTCTGCTACATTACCGCCTTCGTGTACCTGGGACAGATATTCATGACCCTGACTCCCAACGACTTCCACTGCTTCGAGCCCGAGTTGGAGCTGATGACGGACAAGGAGTTGCGCAAGCAGCTCTCTATTCCCCGGGAGAAGGATGGCTCATACAGTCAATGCCGAATGTATGAAACCAACTACTCGAGGATCCGCTATGCCCGGAACAAGACGGCTATGATCGACACATCGTTGCCCACGATGCCCTGCCAGCACGGATACGTGTTCAATACCTCGGAGATGCCCTTTGTCACGGCCACCATGGAGTTCGGGTGGGTCTGCAAGGATGACAAGTATGCCACCTACGCGCAGATCATATTTTTCGTTGGCTCCATTGTGGGCTGTCTGGGTTACGGATACTTCGCGGACCACTGCGGTCGGGTGGCGGCCCTGGTCAGCAGTTGCTCCCTTGCCATCATTGGTAGCATAGGCACAGCCCTGTCCCAGAATTTCCTGGCGTTCGCTGTCTTTAGGTTTTTTGTGGGCGCCTCCTGTGATACGTGCTTTACCATGGTGTACATTTTGG TTCTGGAGTACATTGGACCCAAGTACCGAACCCTTGTGGCCAACTTGTCCCTACTGCTGTTTTACTCGCCCTTCACCATGCTGATGCCGTGGATTGCGCTGGCCTCTAGAAACTGGCGGACATTCTCCATCATGGCCGGCCTGCCTCTTTGCTTCGCTATGTTATCCTACTGGGTTCTGCCCGAGTCAGCACG CTGGCTCGTTTCCGTGGGCGAGATTGATAAGGCCATGGAGATCTTGGAAGAATTAATACAGGTGAACAAGAAGCATCTTCCGCCCTGGATCCTGGAACTGTTCGAGAGATGCTGCCTGCAGTTCTACAAGGAGGAAATGCACGGAC AGCTGCCGGGCAATATCGTGGTGATCCTCACCCTGGATCGTTTCGGACGCCGTTGGTGTTCCTTTGCCTTTACCATGTTAAGCGGCCTCTTTAGTTTGGTCGGTGCCTGCATAGTGAACGCGACGCATATGAAGAATTTAGCGCTGGCCGGAAGGCTCTTCGCCAACATGTGCTACAACGTTGGACTCCAGTGGGCGGCGGAGATGCTGCCGACGGTGGTGAGGGCTCAGGGTGTCTCCTTTATCCACACGATGGGCTTTGTGGCCATGATGATGTCGCCGCCGGTGGTGTACCTCTCCCAGCTTTCCTTTTCCCTCATGCTAATCGTTCTGGGCGTCCTGGGAATTTTGGCTGGAGTACTGGCTCTCTTCCTGCCGGAAACCCTCAATCACGAACTACCCCAGACGCTGAGCGAGGGCAATGTCTTTGGAAAGAATCAGCGGATGTGGCATGCACCGTGCTGCGGACCAGGAGCAAGGCGATCCGCGCGAAGAAACTATTTGCATCAGGGTTCCAGCCTGCGTACCTTGTCACGGGATGAGTTCCGCTCCAAGCGGATGCTGCGCCGCACCAGCCCGCCGCTCATTAGCGAAAACACATCGATGCTAACTACACGGAGTGTCGATGAAAAGGAAATTCGAACTTATGACTATAAGTAG
- the LOC108084388 gene encoding uncharacterized protein isoform X1, with protein MAILESCCFWKDVRSGSFACAIYTLVYFGFSTLMFLFYLVEEQEFLLGQRAQPMGESLLEKGDVTVATVIFNVLFLFCSMLMVLSSVLLILGLQQNRRQLLIPWILFMLGDLLIECFHLVHLTLSRRVIFDPIVGFIFTMDFFILCLNLYCLLCVISQYQAFRLQRAELQLAATAASPIVVFTAAEKLTKSQQQQQRQQQQQQQQHSLLQQLETGCGNGNGSSKRRRMLASPLITSQRLTNFSTITEEEEQQSRTGHTAELPQPNGEHLVRIPIISLASSPAHGGDANVVRH; from the exons ATGGCCATCCTGGAGTCTTGTTGCTTCTGGAAGGACGTGCGGAGTGGCAGCTTCGCCTGTGCCATCTATACGTTG GTTTACTTTGGCTTCTCGACGCTTATGTTTTTGTTCTACCTGGTCGAGGAGCAGGAATTCCTGCTGGGGCAACGGGCCCAGCCCATGGGCGAGAGCCTGCTGGAGAAGGGTGATGTGACTGTAG CGACTGTGATATTCAACGTTTTGTTTCTCTTTTGCTCGATGCTGATGGTGTTATCGTCGGTTTTGTTGATTCTGGGCCTCCAGCAG AACAGGCGACAGCTGCTGATACCCTGGATACTGTTCATGCTGGGCGACCTGCTTATCGAGTGCTTCCACCTGGTGCACTTGACCCTCTCCCGCCGTGTTATATTCGATCCGATTGTGGGTTTCATCTTCACCATGGACTTTTTCATCCTGTGCCTCAAC CTCTACTGTCTGCTGTGCGTCATCTCGCAGTATCAGGCATTCCGCCTGCAGCGCGCGGAGCTCCAGCTGGCGGCCACAGCGGCGTCG CCTATTGTGGTCTTCACAGCAGCCGAGAAACTAACCaaatcgcagcagcagcaacagaggcaacagcagcagcagcagcagcagcacagtcTGCTGCAACAGCTGGAAACCGGAtgcggaaatggaaatggaagcaGCAAGCGTCGACGAATGCTGGCCAGCCCGCTGATAACCTCGCAGCGGCTCACCAACTTCTCCACCAtcaccgaggaggaggagcagcagtcCCGGACAG GCCACACAGCAGAGCTGCCGCAGCCGAACGGAGAGCATCTGGTCCGAATACCCATTATATCTCTGGCCTCCAGTCCGGCCCATGGCGGTGATGCCAATGTAGTTCGTCACTAA
- the LOC108084388 gene encoding uncharacterized protein isoform X2: protein MAILESCCFWKDVRSGSFACAIYTLVYFGFSTLMFLFYLVEEQEFLLGQRAQPMGESLLEKGDVTVATVIFNVLFLFCSMLMVLSSVLLILGLQQNRRQLLIPWILFMLGDLLIECFHLVHLTLSRRVIFDPIVGFIFTMDFFILCLNLYCLLCVISQYQAFRLQRAELQLAATAASQPRN from the exons ATGGCCATCCTGGAGTCTTGTTGCTTCTGGAAGGACGTGCGGAGTGGCAGCTTCGCCTGTGCCATCTATACGTTG GTTTACTTTGGCTTCTCGACGCTTATGTTTTTGTTCTACCTGGTCGAGGAGCAGGAATTCCTGCTGGGGCAACGGGCCCAGCCCATGGGCGAGAGCCTGCTGGAGAAGGGTGATGTGACTGTAG CGACTGTGATATTCAACGTTTTGTTTCTCTTTTGCTCGATGCTGATGGTGTTATCGTCGGTTTTGTTGATTCTGGGCCTCCAGCAG AACAGGCGACAGCTGCTGATACCCTGGATACTGTTCATGCTGGGCGACCTGCTTATCGAGTGCTTCCACCTGGTGCACTTGACCCTCTCCCGCCGTGTTATATTCGATCCGATTGTGGGTTTCATCTTCACCATGGACTTTTTCATCCTGTGCCTCAAC CTCTACTGTCTGCTGTGCGTCATCTCGCAGTATCAGGCATTCCGCCTGCAGCGCGCGGAGCTCCAGCTGGCGGCCACAGCGGCGTCG CAGCCGAGAAACTAA